One segment of Meriones unguiculatus strain TT.TT164.6M chromosome 3, Bangor_MerUng_6.1, whole genome shotgun sequence DNA contains the following:
- the Hp1bp3 gene encoding heterochromatin protein 1-binding protein 3 isoform X6, translating into MPIRRAVNSTRETPPKSKLAEGEEEKPEPDGSSEESISTVEEQETETPPATSSEAEQPKGEPESEEKEETKSAEETKKDEKDHTKEKEKKVKKTIPSWATLSASQLARAQKQTPMASSPRPKMDAILTEAIKACFQKSGASVVAIRKYIIHKYPSLDLERRGYLLKQALKRELNRGVIKQVKGKGASGSFVMVQKSRKTPQKSKNRKKGSAVDPEPQVKLEDILPLAFTRLCEPKEASYSLIRKYVSQYYPKLRVDIRPQLLKNALQRAVERGQLEQITGKGASGTFQELRPTWCRGVLS; encoded by the exons ATGCCAATTCGTCGAGCTGTGAATTCTACCCGGGAAACTCCACCCAAAAGCAAGCTTgctgaaggagaggaagaaaagccaG AACCAGATGGAAGTTCAGAGGAATCTATTTCTACTGTAGAAGAGCAAGAGACTGAGACTCCACCTGCTACATCTAGTGAGGCAGAGCAGCCCAAGGGGGAACCTGAGagtgaagagaaggaagaaaccaagtcTGCTGAGGAAACCAAAAAAGA TGAGAAAGATCACactaaagaaaaggagaagaaagtgaaaaaaacGATACCTTCCTGGGCTACTCTGTCTGCCAGCCAGCTAGCCAGGGCCCAGAAACAAACACCGATGGCTTCTTCCCCACGGCCCAAGATGGATGCAATCCTAACTGAGGCCATTAAG GCATGCTTCCAGAAGAGTGGTGCATCAGTGGTGGCTATTCGGAAATACATCATTCATAAGTACCCTTCTCTAGATCTGGAGAGAAGGGGCTATCTCCTTAAGCAAGCACTGAAAAGAGAGTTAAACAGAGGCGTCATCAAACAG GTAAAAGGAAAAGGTGCATCTGGCAGTTTTGTCATGGTtcagaaatcaagaaaaacaCCTCAGAAATCCAAAAACAGAAAG AAGGGCTCTGCAGTGGATCCAGAACCACAGGTCAAACTGGAAGATATTCTCCCGTTGGCCTTTACTCGACTTTGTGAACCTAAAGAAGCTTCCTATAGTCTCATCAGGAAATACGTGTCTCAGTACTACCCTAAGCTTCGAGTGGACATCAG gccccagTTGTTGAAGAATGCTCTGCAGAGAGCAGTAGAGAGGGGCCAGTTAGAGCAGATAACTGGTAAAGGCGCTTCGGGGACATTCCAG